Proteins from one Hyperolius riggenbachi isolate aHypRig1 chromosome 4, aHypRig1.pri, whole genome shotgun sequence genomic window:
- the NLRC4 gene encoding NLR family CARD domain-containing protein 4, with product MDFIQPNFSRLTQRIHTTISTQIVDDLFTAGIFTLEEMTQVLSNPVAQEVARRLVTAVLYKGEESCRYFLRSLESRDHFLYHDLMGSSVLGGLTDEDLEELESQLKRFYNSQLFQNINPLGEEIDIIFNLETTFSDPILWKKDTLNVRREQLSLEDVLNGLKSPCIIEGEAGKGKSTILKRIAFLWASGKCQALKQYKFVFYITLRSTNEGLYETMCEQLFSVNCNWRKKEFLQKIWKFGPKVLFLFDGYDEFSCESCKEIDDLIKHNYRFGSTVIVTTRTESLKEVRHCASLIVETSDFTIEGSKKLISSVLPEEEARELLLQLDETDFMKNLMKTPLFVVIACALRMGESTFYMNTQTNLFCTLYDLMIERSQHKIRDVKLKMVKQNIDYCGDLALDGLFNHKYDFRREHLGDIEEDILLKIGLLNKYGAQKPIPIYRFFHTSFQEYTAGRRLSQLLSSEDTSVVEKGECYLNRMLTANDITSRFKNLLFYTCGSSKIATQKVIHHIKNVCKDDISDQSNDFVEFGINLFFESATESELNDEFQPLFSGRTLHIDTYNIASHHIDFFKYLPSCLSVLDLVKLDLLGPEDNTSNEDGEQPSNKPKTFISEKVVQLFFVWTQALQTMEVSLKNFSQLNKYDIKYLGKICCCAERLRLNINCCAGLSGNLEKIVEHCKRMQDLIIDSTPLSPDDERRIVEMTSMKSLSISNMNIEHQEGNLLHGLGKLVEVEKLVLNNIQLNETDAEVLANDIKCLGELRQLQLSALPDIGHGVEHIIEAISCNCYKIKELHLNNCCLTSQALKYFTQHLKNLRNLEVLDFTDNFLEEDGKHSVEELGKAVTELPSLTSLMLPGGTDLRCCLDGLVGHLKTIPILSQLTLKRWKMTDDDMKKLASHFIDDFRNLSSLDLSYNNVGSDGWISLIEALQNLKNLKHVDLSTEDVFVPIGLVVRTLCSVVRMLPQLCSLELNNWELDAPDLLKMKNAKLIYTKGAGEYQHIFQIDNTVN from the exons A TGGATTTCATCCAGCCCAACTTTTCTCGGCTAACACAAAGGATCCACACGACCATTTCTACGCAGATAGTAGACGACCTCTTCACTGCAGGAATTTTTACTCTAGAGGAGATGACTCAGGTGCTTTCCAATCCGGTAGCTCAGGAAGTTGCAAGAAGACTGGTTACAGCTGTTCTTTATAAAGGGGAAGAATCTTGCAGATATTTCCTCCGCTCCCTTGAATCTAGAGATCATTTTTTATATCATGATCTCATGGGCTCAA GTGTTTTAGGAGGCTTAACAGATGAGGATTTGGAAGAGTTGGAAAGCCAACTGAAACGGTTTTACAATAGCCAACTGTTTCAAAATATCAACCCATTGGGAGAAGAAATTGACATAATTTTTAATTTGGAGACAACATTCAGTGATCCCATTCTGTGGAAAAAAGATACACTGAATGTGCGAAGAGAACAGTTGTCGCTGGAAGATGTTTTGAACGGACTAAAAAGCCCATGCATCATTGAGGGAGAAGCCGGTAAAGGGAAAAGCACAATACTGAAAAGGATTGCTTTTCTCTGGGCATCTGGAAAGTGCCAAGCTCTAAAACAGTacaagtttgttttttatatcacTTTGCGCAGTACAAACGAAGGCCTTTATGAAACAATGTGCGAACAACTTTTTTCCGTTAATTGTAACTGGAGAAAAAAAGAATTCTTGCAGAAAATCTGGAAATTTGGACCAAAAGTGCTGTTTCTGTTTGATGGTTATGATGAATTTAGCTGTGAGTCCTGTAAAGAAATAGATGACCTTATTAAACATAATTATAGATTTGGAAGCACTGTTATTGTCACTACCAGAACTGAATCACTCAAGGAAGTGAGGCATTGTGCATCTCTGATAGTTGAAACAAGTGACTTTACCATCGAAGGGTCAAAAAAACTGATTTCAAGTGTCTTACCAGAAGAAGAAGCCAGAGAATTGTTGCTGCAATTGGATGAGACTGATTTTATGAAGAATCTCATGAAGACTCCACTATTTGTAGTCATAGCTTGTGCCCTTCGAATGGGAGAGTCCACCTTTTACATGAACACACAAACAAATCTATTTTGTACATTATATGACTTAATGATTGAGAGGAGCCAGCACAAAATTAGAGATGTAAAGTTAAAAATGGTAAAACAGAACATTGATTACTGTGGAGATTTGGCTCTTGATGGACTTTTTAATCACAAGTATGACTTTCGAAGAGAACACTTGGGAGATATTGAAGAAGACATCTTGCTTAAAATTGGGCTTTTAAACAAGTACGGAGCTCAAAAACCAATACCTATCTACAGGTTTTTTCACACATCCTTTCAAGAATATACTGCTGGAAGAAGACTTTCTCAGCTCTTGTCATCAGAAGACACTTCCGTTGTTGAGAAAGGTGAATGCTACCTAAACAGAATGCTAACGGCAAATGATATCACCAGTAGATTCAAAAATCTACTGTTTTATACTTGTGGGTCATCCAAAATTGCTACTCAAAAAGTCATTCATCACATTAAAAATGTGTGCAAAGACGATATAAGTGATCAAAGCAACGACTTTGTGGAATTCGGAATAAACCTTTTCTTTGAAAGTGCTACTGAATCAGAACTGAATGATGAATTTCAACCCCTGTTTTCTGGTAGAACATTACACATCGACACGTATAACATAGCTTCCCATCATATTGATTTCTTTAAATACTTACCAAGCTGTCTGAGCGTGCTTGATTTGGTTAAGCTAGATTTGCTTGGCCCAGAAGATAATACATCAAATGAAGATGGTGAACAACCATCAAACAAGccaaaaacatttatttctgaAAAGGTTGtacagttgttttttgtttggacCCAAGCTCTGCAGACCATGGAGGTCTCACTGAAAAACTTTAGCCAGCTGAATAAATATGACATAAAATACCTTGGAAAGATATGTTGCTGTGCTGAACGGCTCAGGCTGAATATTAACTGCTGTGCAGGTCTCTCAGGAAACCTGGAAAAAATTGTGGAACACTGCAAAAGAATGCAGGACCTGATTATAGACAGCACCCCTCTCAGTCCTGACGATGAACGACGAATAGTGGAAATGACCAGCATGAAAAGTTTAAGCATTTCTAATATGAACATTGAACATCAAGAAG GCAATTTGCTACATGGCTTGGGAAAACTtgtagaagttgaaaaattagtcTTGAACAACATACAGCTGAATGAAACAGATGCTGAGGTCCTGG CCAATGACATAAAATGTTTAGGTGAATTAAGACAATTACAGCTGTCAGCTCTGCCTGACATTGGCCATGGAGTGGAACATATCATAGAGGCGATTTCATGCAATTGCTATAAGATAAAGGAGCTACACTTGAATAACTGCTGCTTGACCTCCCAGGCACTGAAATATTTCA CACAACATTTGAAGAACCTCAGGAACCTGGAAGTACTTGATTTTACCGATAACTTTTTGGAAGAGGATGGAAAACATTCAGTGGAGGAACTgg GTAAGGCTGTGACTGAGCTGCCATCACTAACTTCACTTATGCTACCTGGAGGCACTGATCTTAGGTGTTGCCTGGATGGACTGGTAGGTCACCTCAAGACAATTCCAATACTGTCACAGCTTACCCTGAAAAGGTGGAAAATGACAGATGATGACATGAAGAAACTGG CCTCTCACTTCATTGATGATTTTAGGAATCTTTCATCTCTGGACCTCTCGTACAATAATGTAGGAAGCGATGGTTGGATTTCTTTGATTGAAGCCTTGCAGAACCTGAAGAACCTGAAACATGTTGATCTCAGCACAGAGGATGTCTTTGTTCCAATTGGGCTTGTTGTAAGGACTCTGTGCAGTGTAGTGCGGATGCTGCCACAGTTATGTTCCCTGGAACTTAATAACTGGGAACTGGATGCTCCAGACTTATTGAAAATGAAGAATGCAAAACTAATCTATACAAAGGGAGCAGGCGAATACCAACACATTTTTCAGATTGACAACACTGTAAACTAA